In Hemicordylus capensis ecotype Gifberg chromosome 3, rHemCap1.1.pri, whole genome shotgun sequence, one DNA window encodes the following:
- the LOC128349435 gene encoding tubulin alpha-8 chain-like: MERLSDDFGKKAKLEFLVYPAPRISAAVVEPYNSILATHTTLEHSNCSFMVDNEVVYNVCHRKLDTESTTYINLNRLNGQIVSSIKASLRFDGALNVDLTEFQANLVPYPRIHFPLTTYAPIISAEKAYHKQLSVPETTNTCFRFSNRMLKCDPPSRQQHGETVHKDGNAITVIKMRRSIQFVDWCPIFLAWAESSSQKKYVQEVEYCQGIQHRYFGLQKRKLLRNEENGKKEAEKES, encoded by the exons ATGGAGCGACTTTCAGATGACTTCGGAAAGAAAGCCAAGCTGGAGTTCTTGGTGTACCCTGCCCCACGGATCTCCGCTGCAGTGGTGGAGCCCTACAACTCCATCCTGGCCACCCACACCACCCTAGAGCACTCGAACTGCTCATTCATGGTAGACAATGAAGTAGTCTACAATGTCTGTCATCGTAAACTAGACACTGAGAGCACAACCTATATCAATCTCAACAGGCTGAATGGGCAGATTGTGTCATCCATCAAAGCTTCCTTGAGATTTGATGGTGCCCTAAATGTTGACCTCACAGAGTTCCAGGCCAACTTAGTGCCATATCCCAGGATCCACTTCCCTTTGACCACCTATGCCCCTATCATCTCAGCAGAAAAGGCCTACCACAAGCAACTCTCAGTGCCTGAGACCACCAACACCTGCTTCAGGTTCTCCAACCGGATGCTGAAATGTGACCCCCCATCAAGGCAACAGCATGGGGAGACAGTGCACAAAGATGGCAATGCCATCACAGTCATTAAGATGAGGAGGTCCATCCAGTTTGTGGACTGGTgccctatctttttagcctg GGCAGAAAGCTCTTCTCAAAAAAAATATGTCCAAGAAGTGGAGTATTGCCAAGGAATCCAACACAGATattttggacttcagaagaggaaactcctCAGAAATGAGGAgaatggtaaaaaggaagctgaaaaggaaagttaG